The window GTAGGTCGGAGATGGAGAACATGCAAATAACCTAAGAAAACCTAAGGTAGACTAGGGAGGGTGTAAAGACCTGGGCATGCATGCATAAAGTAGGTGATAGATGTCATTTTCAAGTCATTCATTCTTTCTATAAATAGGAATGCCTTGAAGGAGAAGAGCATCGCATCCACCTGTGTCATTTCCTTGATTCCACTTTCTAAACCTGACAATATGAGTCTAGTTTGTAGTCTTGAGCTGCTGGAAAAATTAAAGCAAAGAAGGTTAGAGTTTGAGTTGAAATTAATGATTTCAATTGAAATGATTTCTAAAAAGAGATTTATATGAAAGCCTTATGTAGTATTTCAAAGTATGTTTATTGAGATTGTGAATGTTTGTGAATGAatgttcaaaccattagttatGTTTCTACTAATGAtctattatgtgcacataagaGTAAAGACGATCATGTAGAAAAGGACTGTATGGTGGAGTGAAGTTTACTAATGTATAAAAGAACTACATTGTGTTTAGTGGCCTGAACAACAAgaacgaaaaaaaatatttgtaacgacccaactttttaTATTAAGTGGAGgttattaatttaaagataaataatgattttgacaatttcttgaaaagcggaaaactaaattttcacTAAAAATACCTTAAAAACATGTTGTGCAACTAGTTCtacaattttaaagataaaaataaatagataaaaatgtaTAAGTTCAAAACATTGAAATGAACCATGAAAAAGAGGAAGCAAAACGGTGTCCCCATATGTCATGTCACAAATCCTTTAGGTCGCTTGCCAACTTTCCTCTATCTTTAcctttgttgaaaatattaaacatagaaaaggatgactataaatatatactcaGTAAGGGACCTACTACTAGTCCCACCACTAGGTGTCTGTTAACTTCTGCTTGGTCTCGAGTTAGTTGTTTCTCTTTTGGGGAACTTAGTTGTTTTATGCACAGTTAATTCTATACAACAAGTCAATGGTCATGATTACTATACGTGATGTACTCACTGTGTACGTACTTCTTTATCGCATAATTACTAAGTTCTCGTAGAGTACAATTTTCTCTACTACTTGCCTAAGTGCAAGCGAAGCAGTAGGTTTACCTGAATGATCTAGGGTCGACACAGGGAATTGATTTAAGATATTAGTTCTATAAATTATCACTTATCATTTAGATGGTATAAAAGAACTAAAGAATAATGAAGTTaatgaatgaaagaatacGGTGAACTACTAAACTAAGCCTCAAGAGTCTACAAAGAGGGTGCGGGATAGTGAAATGGTAATACGAACTGACTTGtaggaaaaaggaagaaggcCTCTGCACTATCAAATGACTAAGTAGCGTGATACCCTTGATGCAATATGACTTACTTAATCATGCTTCTTGAAAAAACAGATGAGATGATAAACAATATTCACCAGCTATGACTAAAGTGAtaactttataaatagttAATATAACAAAGGTTAAATGACCTTTTAGCTATATTACAAGGTTTTAACTATATGAATAACTAGAGTACACAGAAGACAGATAACACAATGCACTTTGGTAACCTAGTTCGGCAAATACGGCCTACATCTGGGGAGCTTCTTTGCTCAActaagaaatattattgagattCATCACTTGTAACTTCTTACAACTATTACATTAACAAGTTATCACCATAACTAGAAATAAACTCAGGCTCCTCCTAAAGataatcaaaatttcttctaaGATGCGTCCAGGCTCCCCTGACTTTATGAATTGATCCgtcaattcaattatatttcttatctTCTCAAGAACACTACACAACAAGAAGCCTTCGATATCAAGCTCAATATAATATACTCATTAAACTTTCACCTTGATTGGCTTCCCTTGACGAGTACGTTCGAATCTGCTAATTGTTAATTGTTTTCGTCAAAGATATATACATCAATATTCACATGTTTTCGTCAAAGATATATACATCAAtattcacatatatataacttcTCCTACGATCTGTTATGCACATCACCTTTTCCATCTAGAAAGGAAACAACCTTATACTAAGATTCCTTGATATTAGGAAAGGTTGGTATAAAAATATCACttcataaaaagaataatttatttgataaaatatccTAACACTTCTTATTAAGGCTTGCTTCTCTCGAAGTCATTATACGCCACACATAGTCGCTTTTCAGGATCCATATGACTAAGCATGATTAGGTGAGCTATATCTAGAGGAAATCACTTATAAATTGTATAGGATTTCACGATTAATGACAACAATTTCTTGGTTCCTAACGTCATCACTTGTTCTCCTTCTATAATACAAATGTTAGAAATGATCTtacaaagaaagaatattCTTCCTTGTCCGCGTTAGTTAGGTCCTTGCTACTTTTCCTCTCGAGTAGTTGGCGACTTACACGAGCCAGATGATGAAAATAACTCATCTAACACGATAAGACTTATGAGCAAcacttcttatcaagaacttatcacacttctaaatttacaaataacaCATTGACTGAAGGAGAGTGAAGACATGATGGATTGAAATGGTATAAATgtacaatataataaaaaatgtaggCTTTTGaccattgtacaatatgaacataatacatattacacaaagaatacaaaaatggaagatagAAGAGTGTGAAAGAATACAAGCTAGGGGAAATGGAAATTGTGTTCTTCACCACACTACTCTAAGCTTTCACTTACAACATGACCGGAGAAGAAAACTCTCTACATCGTTCATCTAGACTCTCTCTTTTGAGGTTCGTTCAGATCTTCCTCTGGCCCATACAAGGCTACTTTGCTTGGTGGGAATGAAGTCATTTTATAACCAGTTTTTggtgagaaaattttgttcGTCTGAGATTGTTAGCACCGATTGCAACTTTATGAAGTCACAACAACTCtaactaccattcttgtcttcGAATGAACCTTCCTCGCATGATGATGTGGTCTTTCGTTTGGAGATGTTAATCGCTAGATGAATTCCTACCGCGTAGCCTCACGAGATGTGTCCATCGACTCACCAggttctttctttctacttATCTTGTATTTAGACATGGCAATGTGTAAAACAAGCATAATACTTATGTAAggtgtatttctaaatacttatgtatttacaacataagttaCACGATTTTAATCCTCTCCTTAGATATTTTGACCTCATTATTCTATTAAAAGATACTATAATAACAGGTATTTATACAAGTTATCAACGTGCTCCCGAACGCACGTTATCCAGTTATCCAGTGATCCGATAGGGACACATCTGAACTCTCAAtgaacccaaaagaaaaacctaaGACCCCGTCAGACCACTCTCAAtgaacccaaaagaaaaacctaaGACCAGACCCCGTCAGACCACTCATAAAACATAACATGACAGGCTAGATGGGACCACATCGATcatcaaaagaaatatatcatGACACGTGTACACCTAATCTTAATCTTATCTGacctttaaaattaattcaattgcaagattaatttttaccttaatttggttttttttaatttattgatttaccaacttttgtaagaaaaaatttatttaattagttttaaagttttgtgGGTAGTTCGATTAGGTGGAGAATTACTCAATATGGTAACTTTTTGAAATTGGTTTTGTTAATAAAGGTTCCATGCCGTTTTGAGATGAATTCTAATATTGgtattattttcaaatccaAAACGGAATAATGTTTCTGTGAAGCTGAGTCATATTGTGTTATTGCAATTTAAATGGAATAATGTATGGAAATTAGTAGCAAAACCAACGGATGGATGCAAATGTTATCGGCACAAAGTGGatctttaaaaacaaaatcaatgaaCAGGTTGTAGTAATCCGAAATAAAGCACGATTAGTTGCTCAAGGATATACCAAATTGAAGGTGTAGATTTTGATGAAACCTTTGCTCCAATAGCTAGACCGAAAGCTATTTGCCTTCTGCGCAGAGGATCAAGTTGtatcaaatggatgtaaagAGTGCTTTCTTAAATGGATATCTGTACGAAGAAGTAAATGTTTCTCAACCTAAAGGATTCATTGATCCAATCTTTCCACATGTACGTATTCCATATCCACACCTCATTAAGTCAGTGTCTTTGTTTGAGATAATAACTCGTACCCTCTTGCATCATATGAACGTCACATTAAGTATATTTTCGGGAAGATATTTTACCTTATTTCAGTAGTTTAAAAAACTCTGGTTATTCTTCCAGTCAAGTCTCTTCTAATACGCACACCCATTTTTTCCATTGTGtatctttatttaaatcaacACAACAAATTCTTTTTCCTCAATCTAAGGAATAACTTTATTTAGAATCCTTTATAATAggaatttagtttatttgaaaagatttaGTTTAACAAACACCTTCaatcaattaacaattaaattaattatccaACACTACAACCGAAGGAAACTACAATAATGTAAAACCACCACACTCACCGATACAACTTACCACAAAATTCCGAACAATTCACAACTTCGAATAACTGGAATCGACGGGTGTATAGATCAGATTTAATCGACAAATGAAATAGACTTTAGCTCACAACCCACGGCTGAAAGGTGAAGAGTCACGCTGCGACACTTCAATAGACGCAACGGGCTTGGGTCTGGACGACGGCCGCTTCAACTGGGTAATGATGCCGACGAGATGATAGGTCAATTAGTGACGTTCCTCGTCACCTGGAGTGGAACGCGGTGGCGCAAACGTCGAAGGAACTACGCGTGGATGAATCATGACTTGGCTGGTTTCAGCTTGGTCAGAAAATAGAGACGAGATGCGACGCCGAGAGTTCGAACCAACGATGAGCAGTGGTTCGGCTTCAACGGAGACAGTGGCGATCGGTGACGGCGTGACCAGCTGACGTTCAAGCGAAACAGAAGGTAATGGTAGGAGGTAGGCGGCGATGGTacgaggaagaggaagagtgaatgagaaaaaaaatggtgttgCACGCGAATCAATgaagaattaataatattattatttaataatattattatttaacctttaTTATTAgtaatcttttttataaaaacaaccCCCTTCACTTCACACTAATTCCAAAACACAAACCAAattccttcaaattttaataaaattttgaaaaatcttaACTTGAGAGACATACCTTGATATTTCCGAGTCTTACAGtcaattttgagaaattgtactaattttttactttagtGAGgtgataaaattttctttaatttagtCTAATCGATGGAATGCTCTCTAGTTAATatgacattatttttaaaagaaattaaacaatattttcaattcaagatttgaaatttgatcaCTATTTTGTAAACGGGTGTTGTGGGATGCTAATATCTTCAAATGACTCTTGAACTCAACTCTAGTTTTTGCAGACCatgtttttatgattttatttaaaatttatttactttatttcggTGCCCAATCACACCATACAAAAGATTTGTGGTGACTCCTATTTTGGTTTAAAGCCAATCATTTTGAGGACGTTGGTCGCTCCACGTCGTCTTTGGCATGTGACAATAATAGACTAGTGGTCCTGTCGAAGTCACGTTAGTCATAAACATAACATGACAAGCAACTGTCGAACTCACTCACATCAGTAATAAAAATGCGGTGATCATGAGGGACACCCATATGGGTACGACCCTAATCGAGAAAGTTAACAGAACTCTCATCCATAGCATGTAGCATATCCTAAACATCATAAATCTGACATGAATATCAGTCATAACGTTCTTATCGTGtgttattaatatttcatgTATCATGACATAGTAGTCATATCAGCCATAACATATCATTCATATCGGTCATATTAGTCATAACATATCAATCATATCAGTTATAACATGTATGTCATAACATCTCAGTCATCCATATCAGTCACGTTATACATCTTAGCTACATCACTACATAATGGGAAAAAACAtgcaaacttttaattttattttcgaaGGTCTAAGAGTAGAATCTTTTACATTAGCTAAAAATATTCTCTTGCTGATAgttaaaatcttcaaattaattcaatcataatcataaaagaaaatttgagaatcataattaataaaattaattttggctTTCATCCAAAATTCTCCTAAATTAAGTTACCCAAATTTGAGGTTGAAACCAATTCAAccttaatgaaaaaaaattgtcatttaaatcttcaaaattggTCAAAGGGACTTTCGAAAGGCATACATCATAGATAAAAGAAACCTGAACTTTTGGACATTTTggaacatttataaaatttatagtagATAAACAGTTTTTGGTATAAAAATCTCTAGATTCTATTGTTAGCATAATCCTCACTCATGATCTACCTctaatcaattttgaaaattgaatctaaatttttgCAATTACTTTGGTTTGAAACAAATAATCCATATcatactcttttctttttttcaagttaTCATACACTATTTTTTGCTATCAAAGAGTTAtcagcttttaaatttgttacttttataatttaaaaaatataaatttgctacttttaccatttagaaaatatagtaaatatagtaatataaattctattattgtaattttcttttactactCTTACAAGTGGTCCTAAATATTTTGGCTTAATTGCATCAATTCtatatactaaaaaagaataattaaacgagtaatatttttagagttaataattaaatatataacattttaaaataattaatatataactgaatctattattataaacttctCTTTAGCAATGTGAGCTAGTCAAGAACTacaatctaaatttttgtcattGAGTTATAGTGAACTATTTGGAGTAGGCTGTAATTTAAAGGTCTTTTAGGGGCATTTTAGTCTTTGCGTGGAAGTAAAAACCAAAGAGAATTGGAAAAGAGACGTGGGAAATCGAATTACATTAATAACATGGAACCAAAAAAGCAACCTTGCCCCACAAATACAATGCTGCATTCCCCACATTATCTGAAAAGagatagtaaaagaaaaagaaaaacactgcCTAAAAACGCTGGAAATTGTAAAAACTGAATTTCAAGCtatcaaaacaaatatgtGATAATTCATCCCACTAGCCAAGGCAAGCATTTTAGCTCAAGCAAGAGGTAGgaagaacaaacaaatacGATTTGATTTCGTCTAAGCCTGGTTTCCTCCGCTCCCCCTTGCGCGACCTCCCATTCGCCCCCGTCCACGGCCATAACCTCGGCCCCCTCCTCTGCCTCTTTCGTATCCAGCTCCTGCAGTAGGATAATAATTGCTTGAAACGCCTTGTTCCCACAAGAGCATTTTGCAAATATTACACGATCAGACGTCTAAAGAGCTACATACACCCACCCTAAATCACTAGTTATAACTTTGATAAATCAATGAGTCAAATGACTTTCCAGACTCTCAATGTATTGTGtttatattcaaaacattCCTGCAGTCAACTCAAGAACATACTTCCGTgcataaagaaagaaacttaCCACGGTAGGCCCAGCCTCTACTCCGCCCACCTCCTCTTCCCCAACTTGAGTATCCACCGTTATTATCTAAGATGAAGAAAGCTCACGAGAGTTAAAAATCGCACTCCAGAACAATATCAAGTCAAATGCAATACAGTGAAACCTTTAAAGCATTACTTCTATTGAAAATATTCGACTCTTCAATATTCACCTTGATAATATCCAGGTCCACCTTGGTAGTTGTCAGATCCACCTTGGTAGTGGCCATAACCACCTTGGTAGTGACCATATCCACCTTGGTAGTTTCCGTATCCACCTTGATAGTTCCCATATCCACCTCTTCCCCAACCACGCCCTCTCCCTCTACCACGCCCTCTTCCTTGGCCATATGGATCTGCAAAGTGGTAGTGATATGTCAAATCCCAGACAAGGTAGAGTTTCATAATCCAATAATAAAGTGTTGCTGAAATCACCTTCATTGACAGCATTGTGATAAACACGTGGTTGTCTGGGTGGTGGTGGTTGTGGCAGCGGCTGCTGATTGTTGTATTGTTGCTTTGGCTGTTCCACAAAGTGTGGAGCTTGATACCTACACAGAGAAATTAGTTCGTCATCATACATGCAGAAGAAACCAAAGcatgaaatatgaaagaaaagtaGCTAAATCCCACATTTTAtaccaaattttaaagttcCCAAAAACAACTTACCCTGGAGAATTTTTATTTAGCTCTCGATTGGATAACGTAATTGAAATCATTGAGACATGACGAGTCATCTCCACCCTGTGTGACATGATAGAAGTTATTCCTTGCACATCTAAAGAACTAGGCTACTTAGTACAAACCCATAGAACATGCAACGAAGTTGCCAGCAATGCATATAGCGTGAGagaaaattaactaaaagtaaaacacaaataagctttcaattatttgttgtaCAATTAACGTTGATTGCAGAGAGTACGAAAACTTACGGTACAAGACCTTCCTCAATGGGTTCCCATACATCAGTTATGCTGACTGAGCTGATAGCAGTTTCTTGATGCAATCGTGATATTCTCTTCTGTTTCGAGGATACACATGGCTTATGAATTATGAAATAGACAATATTTGCACTCAAACGCACAAGTAGTAGTCCAAAGGAAAATTAACCTTTAAAATTTCTGCAATGGCCACTGCTTTACTGATTGCCTGACCCATTGCTTTTAAGACGATCTCTCTGACACATTTTTCCTGAATAAGTTCCAAGGTCACCAATATTCTATGTATTACAGTTTTTTCTGATAACCAAAACACTAAAGACAattattcaaacaaacaacatacatagaagaaaatagtggttaaaaaataacaggaacaagattaaaaaaagaacagagaagaataagaagacGAAGATGCACCAAGGCATTAAAGCTAAAGTCATCCATCTCTAGAACAGATAACAGTAGTGCATCAAAGTAGTGGGcacattataaattaaatataaaaataacttaCATGATGTTTAAACCTTAAATATAGAGCTTGGGGACTAATGTTTTTATTGCTTAACTGCATAGTTCTAGTTCAATGAGTTTCGTAATTAGTCCCCATCCTCCATAGTCAATCAGTCACCAATTAGAGTTTGTTCATTATGTCTTTAGAATCCTCCGATAtgtttcatcatttttattcaaatatttgttcatTGTAAAAACAGCAGGC of the Cucumis sativus cultivar 9930 chromosome 3, Cucumber_9930_V3, whole genome shotgun sequence genome contains:
- the LOC105434931 gene encoding protein FAM98A isoform X2 → MDRYQKVEKPKPESPINENEIRITSQGAIRNYITYASTLLQEKCVREIVLKAMGQAISKAVAIAEILKKRISRLHQETAISSVSITDVWEPIEEGLVPVEMTRHVSMISITLSNRELNKNSPGYQAPHFVEQPKQQYNNQQPLPQPPPPRQPRVYHNAVNEDPYGQGRGRGRGRGRGWGRGGYGNYQGGYGNYQGGYGHYQGGYGHYQGGSDNYQGGPGYYQDNNGGYSSWGRGGGRSRGWAYRGAGYERGRGGGRGYGRGRGRMGGRARGSGGNQA
- the LOC105434931 gene encoding RNA-binding protein FUS isoform X1, which produces MDRYQKVEKPKPESPINENEIRITSQGAIRNYITYASTLLQEKCVREIVLKAMGQAISKAVAIAEILKKRISRLHQETAISSVSITDVWEPIEEGLVPVEMTRHVSMISITLSNRELNKNSPGYQAPHFVEQPKQQYNNQQPLPQPPPPRQPRVYHNAVNEDPYGQGRGRGRGRGRGWGRGGYGNYQGGYGNYQGGYGHYQGGYGHYQGGSDNYQGGPGYYQDNNGGYSSWGRGGGRSRGWAYRGVSSNYYPTAGAGYERGRGGGRGYGRGRGRMGGRARGSGGNQA